One Vespa crabro chromosome 1, iyVesCrab1.2, whole genome shotgun sequence genomic region harbors:
- the LOC124423987 gene encoding uncharacterized protein LOC124423987 isoform X1 — protein MAKNGRPVVEECNIQDFDKRARKHNRINKNKEKFEETNLPCPPPDPWMSPKYSQPVHSSSVEPSQEEDDIIAYLASIRTSPPCDSRNSDCLSRNSATSTMAVANLYTEESFEQLDRIYEMAEQILELRDRSSKLFKRVRELERIKVLRTADLRAEKAILANKDISSDLPDEDAGFAESLLDAIISSSRDSQFQRRNPRSPAFSRQRSRSLAMSEQSLPRSPNLGNRSALGIEKTIFRNETSGVPKVSKWTRVKAAFKWERACPNDMTDSNIEQISTTPSTPTTKYLRIPDITSGNWSCTGELSGPSTPLGRPSSAFSSNEDVFDRQRKYISDSADQRMSRAKEVPKKNESNKSSEDDVTVTINDDTVQHAREICETNQEKPLIRIATESTPELQVNISDLKSSSSSDKDTEPTLKNLTPTLTITIPSSEEEFRNITSPESTSPLPSSTLDSGQNSPHQGKARQSGQSLTEFKQQRSIVEESASKIQRMDSKWNKVRRAFLSNTAFSVPPSPVRVIARQSFLQDESGTPRARSCSGSVEDLSKNSFMSNTQLETRRDYQALREKLGAEFHQKLIEWERLKRSTGGSTKSTRDAFTPSNGTTPSSPHESLLLAEERLAPEFKKKLQEWKRSKKGRRASASTESQRVNRRRLTDWQLWLYPSKPEIKAQEVMGPRRSCGSVGSTGSIGSDSRLHLCEDFVKRMEAWKKLSEVSRRPPSTRLGFTSGIVDETEFLALDRILSLFENLEQETQQDSDWFKKKSNLTEKSQNLKSGNEILIRTSVGSYRFEGISQEFTRKLYDWEKSRGISPRSSTFRLLDPAYASLKETVNDSTTTDDTTPADEEEVFLSGIKRSKSVGSVVEASERMQVFVRRSASLCSLNYLTEKLKGTNLMADSPALVDSERRPDTSEDGIIDDFEPEAVIVDIEDVIEETASPLRRIQPHQTPVYSVAASETTSIAVPLGMVTSSHEPSPAILMEVEDDPDREYWESRSWNLRANFSSRNSSVPGNWLPLWDEKTHFSAYDKTNPEFEEDRHRRSNHCYQHVSDQKTWPTVGWNKTIKYPSDRSFELIQNERLFDNNEEEFNCMNLKSDILGIRFGGNKDDNTNKIWMMTNECIEDTLVHNVSKCEDIPTTTTETRAMEEMEEPMISFIITRSKLASCRYNQELPYENNEEQRSEKKELKKDEDKNDVDDKNDDKKEIPDRNKNDRVLNFSYHHQSGAVHIVDNIGNLSRSSTVSSKSGSDFFWNNDVDASEISKKEKNIEDEFCKDKKIFPLRQYTDVNAMKCSHDFSSSSIIENKHDNSKEIRNTEISKEEEIARENISLVKEIETIRKTEEKQYRSFERISTPFKNGNLEYREPTIRTTPLTVLTHGGARCVERIIINEETLKKIVVPTASSDSASNSSRSKKDETLNIFNNYSNLDGACNDNNKLPLELDSHVVNQNVNNGVRAKQKAESTSRNVFIKTKRMIFSTFRRASHERDIDESNSNRVERPKSKSKSKSRSASPRTSRHETVPRTPLSLPWILRSSSKEPEKKKYHRRTCSGEDRVVQNNKIITEKEGKKISIENVEISSSTRDEEINKEIAYAEEKKVIEKKDEENKKVYRNPIDDGYEEIIVRETEQDHRLSVVPIFGIQEEDETERSMITEDKLPSDLVHKLRILSNAAAKRDGRIGSCIATTTTESRSSRIQRAKEGFLSRRGGPLCQSMLEPLTPVTSNQKDNPLSMDDHKDLTLNIENINCEDTNQDLTVECPIQPSSVSQSATFSQNSNSKSDLVKSASAGMINVDPDTFGRLASSNRGCESLPRTISKRQDSDGPLARIVNKLRISKLMRGKDNEDGNMSTISTLCRQSLLIDVRPDLEESHENENRSDEDENENSKEYR, from the exons ATGGCGAAAAACGGTAGACCCGTAGTCGAAGAATGTAATATTCAAGATTTCGATAAAAGAGCGCGAAAGCATAACagaatcaataagaacaaggAAAAATTCGAGGAAACAAATTTACCGTGTCCACCACCCGATCCTTGGATGTCTCCGAAATACTCACAACCTGTTCATAGTTCATCCGTAGAACCATCGCAAGAAGAAGACGACATTATCGCTTACTTAGCGAGTATTCGTACATCACCACCGTGCGATAGTCGTAACTCTGATTGTTTATCAAGAAATTCAGCGACGTCGACGATGGCCGTGGCGAATCTCTATACGGAGGAATCCTTCGAGCAACTGGACAGGATCTACGAAATGGCGGAGCAAATACTGGAACTCCGCGATCGTAGCTCGAAACTATTCAAACGTGTTAGAGAGTTAGAAAGAATAAAGGTATTGAGAACGGCGGATTTGCGTGCGGAGAAAGCAATTTTGGCTAATAAGGACATAAGTAGTGATTTACCAGATGAGGATGCTGGTTTTGCTGAATCTTTATTGGACGCAATAATATCGAGCAGTCGAGATTCTCAATTTCAAAGACGAAATCCGAGATCACCGGCTTTTTCGAGACAAAGAAGTCGATCGCTTGCCATGTCTGAACAATCCTTACCACGATCACCGAATCTAGGTAATCGTTCGGCACTTGGTATAGAGAAAACTATCTTCAGGAATGAAACTTCTGGTGTACCGAAAGTTTCTAAATGGACCAGAGTAAAGGCTGCTTTTAAGTGGGAGAGAGCCTGTCCCAATGATATGACAGATTCAAACATCGAACAAATATCAACGACACCGAGCACACCGACTACGAAGTATCTTCGAATTCCAGATATTACATCTGGAAATTGGTCCTGTACAGGAGAACTCTCGGGACCCTCCACGCCACTCGGCCGACCCTCCTCAGCTTTTTCTTCCAACGAAGATGTATTCGATC GTCAACGAAAATACATATCTGACTCTGCTGATCAACGAATGTCCCGAGCGAAAGAAGTTCcgaaaaaaaacgaatctAACAAATCGTCCGAAGATGACGTTACCGTAACTATCAATGACGACACGGTACAGCATGCGAGGGAAATATGTGAG ACTAATCAAGAAAAACCATTAATTCGAATTGCGACGGAGAGCACTCCTGAATTGCAAGTCAATATATCTGATTTGAAATCTTCATCGAGTTCTGATAAAGATACAGAACCTACGCTTAAAAATCTAACACCAACTTTAACTATCACAATACCATCTAGCGAAGAGGAATTCAGAAACATTACTTCGCCAGAATCTACTTCACCACTTCCTTCTAGCACGCTTGACTCCGGTCAAAATTCACCGCATCAAGGAAAAGCTCGTCAAAGTGGCCAGAGTTTGACGGAATTTAAACAACAG CGATCCATTGTGGAAGAATCGGCTTCAAAAATCCAGAGAATGGATTCTAAGTGGAACAAAGTTAGACGAGCTTTTCTATCCAATACTGCTTTCAGTGTCCCACCAAGTCCAGTGAGAGTAATAGCTAGACAATCTTTTCTTCAGGatg aatCAGGAACACCTAGAGCTCGTAGTTGCAGTGGCAGTGTAGAGGATTTATCCAAGAACTCCTTCATGTCAAACACTCAACTGGAAACTCGACGAGATTATCAAGCATTGCGCGAAAAACTTGGAGCTGAGTTTCATCAAAAACTAATAGAATGGGAACGTTTAAAGAGATCTACGGGAGGCAGTACGAAAAGCACTCGAGATGCATTTACTCCCAGCAAtg gaACAACACCAAGTAGTCCTCACGAGAGTTTGCTTTTGGCGGAAGAAAGATTAGCTCCAGAATTCAAGAAGAAACTTCAAGAGTGGAAACGATcgaaaaaaggacgaagagcAAGTGCTTCCACAGAATCTCAACGAGTTAATCGACGACGTTTAACGGATTGGCAGCTTTGGCTGTATCCTTCAAAACCGGAAATAAAAGCTCAGGAAGTGATGGGTCCTCGTCGTAGCTGTGGAAGCGTTGGAAGTACCGGTAGCATTGGAAGCGATAGCAGACTTCACTTATGTGAGgattttgtaaaaagaatgGAAGCTTGGAAAAAACTTAGCGAGGTATCAAGAAGGCCACCATCTACTCGATTAGGTTTCACCTCTGGTATCGTGGATGAGACAGAATTTCTTGCTTTGGACAGAATTCTTTCACTTTTCGAAAACCTCGAACAGGAAACTCAACAGGATAGTGattggtttaaaaaaaaatcaaa TTTGACCGAAAAGTCGCAAAATTTAAAATCTggtaatgaaattttaatccgGACATCAGTTGGCTCTTATCGCTTCGAAGGAATATCTCAAGAATTTACCAGAAAATTATATGATTGGGAAAAGTCTCGTGGCATATCCCCGAGAtcttcaacatttcgtttattAGATCCAGCTTATGCGTCTCTTAAAGAAACGGTGAACGATTCAACGACGACTGATGACACAACTCCAGCAG ATGAAGAGGAAGTCTTCCTTAGTGGTATCAAAAGATCTAAATCGGTTGGAAGTGTTGTCGAAGCTAGTGAACGTATGCAAGTATTTGTTCGTCGCTCTGCTAGTTTATGTTCGTTGAACTATTTGACtgaaaaattgaaaggaaCAAATCTTATGGCTGATTCCCCAGCACTTG taGATTCAGAGAGAAGGCCAGATACCTCGGAAGATGGGATCATTGACGATTTTGAACCAGAGGCTGTGATAGTCGATATCGAAGACGTCATCGAAGAAACGGCTAGTCCCTTGAGAAGAATTCAGCCTCATCAGACTCCAGTTTACTCTGTAGCAGCCAGCGAAACGACTAGTATAGCTGTACCTCTTGGTATGGTGACGTCTAGTCATGAACCATCTCCAGCGATTTTGATGGAAGTCGAAGATGATCCGGATAGAGAATATTGGGAATCAAGAAGCTGGAATTTGAGGGCAAATTTTTCGAGTCGGAATTCTTCTGTTCCAGGCAATTGGCTTCCATTATGGGACGAGAAGACACATTTTTCAGCATATGATAAGACTAACCCAGAGTTTGAAGAAGATCGACATCGAAGATCAAATCATTGCTACCAACATGTTTCCGATCAAAAAACGTGGCCGACTGTTGGCTGGAATAAAACAATTAAGTATCCATCTGATCGCTCCTTCGAATTAATTCAGAATGAACGATTGTTTGATAATAACGAGGAAGAATTTAATTGCATGAATTTGAAAAG TGATATACTAGGTATTCGTTTTGGTGGCAACAAAGATGATAATACGAACAAAATTTGGATGATGACTAATGAATGTATTG aaGATACACTTGTGCATAATGTGTCCAAATGCGAGGATATTCCGACTACAACTACGGAAACTAGAGCTATGGAAGAAATGGAGGAACCAAtg ATAAGTTTTATCATAACACGATCGAAATTAGCGTCCTGTCGGTACAACCAGGAGTTGCCGTACGAGAATAACGAGGAACAAAGGAGCGAAAAGAAGGAGCTGAAAAAAGACGAGGATAAAAACGACGTTGACGACAAAAACGATGACAAGAAAGAAATCCCTGATAGAAACAAGAACGACAGGGTCTTAAACTTCTCTTATCATCATCAATCTGGAGCTGTACACATTGTCGATAATATAGGAAACTTATCGAGAAGTTCTACTGTATCTTCGAAGTCTGGATCGG ACTTCTTTTGGAATAATGATGTTGATGCAAGTGAAAtctcaaagaaagaaaaaaatattgaagatgAGTTctgtaaagataaaaaaatatttccattacGTCAATACACTGATGTTAATGCTATGAAATGCTCTCacgatttttcttcctccaGTATTATTGAAAACAAACATGACAACAGTAAAGAAATTCGAAACACAGAAAtttcgaaggaagaagagattgCGAGGGAAAACATATCACtcgtaaaagaaattgaaacaaTCAGAAAAACAGAAGAGAAACAATACCGTTCCTTCGAGAGGATTTCAACGCCGTTTAAGAACGGTAATCTGGAATATCGTGAGCCAACTATTAGAACGACGCCATTAACTGTATTGACTCATGGCGGAGCACGTTGCGTTGAAAGGATCATCATCAACGAAGAAACTCTAAAGAAGATAGTCGTTCCTACGGCGAGTAGCGACAGTGCGAGCAACTCGTCAAGATCGAAGAAGGATGAaactttgaatattttcaataattattcaaaCTTGGATGGAGCTtgtaacgacaacaataagCTTCCTCTTGAACTTGACTCTCACGTTGTAAATCAAAATGTGAATAACGGCGTACGAGCGAAACAGAAAGCAGAATCTACTTCTCGAAACGTTTTCATTAAGACCAAACGTATGatattttcaacttttcgtcgTGCTTCTCATGAAAGAGATATCGACGAGTCCAATTCAAATCGAGTGGAAAGACCAAAAAGCAAGAGTAAGAGTAAATCGAGATCGGCATCGCCGAGAACTTCGCGACATGAGACAGTGCCTCGTACGCCTCTATCTCTTCCATGGATCCTTCGATCTTCTTCGAAAGAgccggaaaaaaaaaaatatcacagGCGTACATGTTCAGGGGAAGACCGTGTTGTTcagaacaataaaataataactgaaaaagaaggaaagaaaattagtaTCGAAAATGTGGAAATTAGCTCAAGTACGCGTGacgaagaaattaataaagagaTCGCATAtgctgaagaaaaaaaagtaatagagaagaaagatgaggaaaataaaaaagtttatagaAATCCTATTGATGACGGGTACGAAGAAATTATAGTTCGAGAGACTGAACAGGATCATCGTTTATCTG TCGTACCAATTTTCGGAATAcaggaagaagatgaaacaGAGCGTTCCATGATAACTGAGGATAAATTGCCTTCAGATCTTGTACACAAATTACGGATCCTTTCAAATGCGGCGGCGAAAAGAGACGGTAGAATTGGTAGTTGTATTGCTACAACGACAACAGAGTCACGGAGTTCGAGAATACAACGGGCAAAAGAAGGCTTTCTATCGCGTCGTGGTGGTCCCTTATGTCAGTCCATGCTAGAGCCTTTGACACCCGTAACTTCAAATCAAAAGGATAATCCACTTTCCATGGACGATCATAAAGATTTGACTTTGAAcatcgaaaatataaattgtgaAGATACAAATCAGGATCTTACAGTTGA ATGTCCGATTCAACCGTCATCCGTTTCACAATCAGCAACCTTTTCTCAGAATTCGAATTCCAAGTCTGATTTGGTAAAATCTGCGAGCGCAGGAATGATAAACGTCGATCCGGATACTTTTGGTCGGCTTGCTAGTAGTAATCGTGGATGTGAATCCTTACCACGAACGATATCGAAGCGACAAGATTCTGATGGACCCTTAGCAAGAATAGTCAATAAATTAAGGATTTCAAAATTGATGCGAGGGAAGGACAATGAAGACGGAAATATGAGTACGATCTCCACGTTGTGTCGGCAAAGTTTACTTATTGACGTTCGCCCCGATCTCGAGGAAAGCCATGAAAACGAAAATCGGTCGGACGAAGACGAGAATGAAAATAGCAAGGAATATCGGTAA